Proteins encoded by one window of Dioscorea cayenensis subsp. rotundata cultivar TDr96_F1 chromosome 6, TDr96_F1_v2_PseudoChromosome.rev07_lg8_w22 25.fasta, whole genome shotgun sequence:
- the LOC120263572 gene encoding solanesyl-diphosphate synthase 1, mitochondrial-like isoform X2 — protein sequence MSWRWTLRSLRSSRARFHGRSHELFFSTSLCSARSSRISVSPENSTKVVSCKEGRCWGARGLHDVRYQLDLDRSSEEMDPFSLVADELSLIADRLRSMVIAEVPKLASAAEYFFKMGVEGKRFRPTVLLHMASALNMPTPWSAADNLFGSLSGDLRTRQQCIAEITEMIHVASLLHDDVLDDADTRRGIGSLNIVMGNKLSVLAGDFLLSRACIALSSLGNTEVVSLMATAVEHLVNGETMQMTTSAEKRCSMEYYLQKTFYKTASLISNSCKCVAILAGQTAEVSMLAYNYGQNLGLAFQLIDDVLDFTGTSSSLGKGSLSDIRHGIVTAPILFAMEEYPQLRKIVDRGLKEPADIDIALDYLEKSQGIKRTKELAAVHADHAIKAIDAFPESDNENVHISRKALVDLTHRVLTRTK from the exons ATGTCCTGGAGATGGACTCTGAGGAGCTTGAGGAGCTCCAGAGCTCGATTCCATGGCCGCAGCCACGAGCTGTTCTTCTCCACCTCTCTTTGCAGCGCTCGATCGAGTAGAATTTCAGTTTCTCCTGAGAATTCCACAaag GTTGTCAGTTGCAAAGAAGGTCGCTGTTGGGGTGCCCGGGGTTTGCATGATGTTAGGTATCAGCTTGATCTTGATAGAAGTTCGGAAGAG ATGGACCCCTTTTCCTTGGTAGCTGATGAATTGTCACTAATTGCTGATAGATTGCGATCAATGGTCATTGCTGAG GTTCCCAAGTTGGCATCAGCTGCTGAATATTTTTTCAAGATGGGAGTGGAAGGGAAGAGATTCCGTCCCACG GTCTTGCTGCATATGGCTTCAGCTTTGAACATGCCAACACCATGGTCAGCTGCGGATAATTTGTTTGGTAGCTTATCAGGGGATTTGCGTACAAGGCAGCAGTGTATTGCAGAAATAACAGAAATGATTCAT GTGGCAAGCCTTCTTCATGATGATGTTTTGGATGATGCAGATACACGGCGTGGTATTGGCTCTTTGAACATTGTAATGGGGAACAAG CTTTCTGTTCTGGCGGGAGATTTCTTACTTTCGAGAGCCTGCATTGCACTTTCATCCCTTGGAAATACAGAG GTTGTATCACTGATGGCAACTGCGGTTGAACATTTAGTGAATGGCGAAACAATGCAAATGACAACTTCAGCTGAGAAACGTTGTAG CATGGAGTACTACTTGCAAAAGACATTCTACAAGACAGCTTCATTGATTTCAAACAGTTGCAAGTGTGTTGCCATCCTAGCAGGGCAAACCGCAGAagtttcgatgcttgcttacaACTATGGTCAAAATCTG GGACTAGCATTTCAGTTGATTGATGATGTTCTTGATTTCACTGGGACATCAAGTTCACTTGGAAAGGGCTCTTTGTCTGACATTCGCCAT GGCATTGTAACAGCACCCATTTTATTTGCAATGGAAGAGTACCCTCAGTTGCGTAAAATTGTCGATCGAGGCCTAAAAGAACCTGCTGATATAGACATT GCCCTGGACTACCTTGAAAAGAGTCAAGGAATCAAGAGAACCAAAGAACTCGCTGCTGTACACGCGGATCATGCCATTAAAGCAATTGATGCTTTTCCTGAAAGCGATAATGAAAATGTTCATATTTCTCGAAAAGCTCTAGTGGATCTTACTCATCGGGTTCTTACTAGAACAAAGTGA
- the LOC120263975 gene encoding syntaxin-51-like — MASSLDSWIREFNEASKLADDISGMISERGSLPPSGPETQRHTSAIRRKITILGTRLDSLESILSKLPSKQPISDKELHKRQDMLSNLRSKAKQMASTLNMSNFANREDLLGPSKKSVDEISRTAGLDNYGIVGLQRQIMKEQDEGLEKLEETVLSTKHIALAVNEELDLHTRLIDDLDQHVDVTDSRLRRVQKRLAVLNKRTKGGCSCMCLLLAVVAIVILAVIAWLLIKYL; from the exons ATGGCGTCCTCTTTGGATTCGTGGATAAGAGAGTTCAATGAAGCTTCCAAGCTAGCTGATGACATCAGTGGCATGATCTCGGAAAGGGGTTCTTTGCCTCCATCTGGACCGGAGACACAACGCCATACATCTGCGATCCGGAGGAAGATTACAATTCTTGGGACAAGACTAGATAGCTTGGAATCCATTTTGTCAAAGCTTCCGAGCAAGCAGCCAAT ATCAGACAAGGAGTTGCACAAGCGCCAAGACATGCTTTCAAATTTGAGGTCTAAAGCGAAACAAATGGCATCTACACTAAACATGTCAAACTTTGCTAATAG aGAAGACCTGCTTGGTCCAAGCAAAAAGTCAGTTGATGAGATAAGCAGAACAGCAGGATTGGATAACTATGGTATTGTGGGCTTACAGCGGCAGATTATGAAAG AGCAAGATGAAGGACTTGAGAAGCTGGAAGAGACTGTCCTGAGTACAAAACATATTGCATTAGCTGTCAATGAAGAGCTGGATCTTCACACAAGACTAATT GATGACTTGGACCAACATGTGGATGTGACGGACTCACGACTTCGA CGGGTCCAGAAGAGACTGGCAGTTCTTAACAAGCGTACTAAGGGAGGCTGCTCTTGCATGTGTCTGCTCTTGGCAGTTGTTGCCATTGTGATCCTGGCTGTTATTGCCTGGCTTCTCATCAAATACTTGTGA
- the LOC120263572 gene encoding solanesyl-diphosphate synthase 1, mitochondrial-like isoform X1: MSWRWTLRSLRSSRARFHGRSHELFFSTSLCSARSSRISVSPENSTKVVSCKEGRCWGARGLHDVRYQLDLDRSSEEEQMDPFSLVADELSLIADRLRSMVIAEVPKLASAAEYFFKMGVEGKRFRPTVLLHMASALNMPTPWSAADNLFGSLSGDLRTRQQCIAEITEMIHVASLLHDDVLDDADTRRGIGSLNIVMGNKLSVLAGDFLLSRACIALSSLGNTEVVSLMATAVEHLVNGETMQMTTSAEKRCSMEYYLQKTFYKTASLISNSCKCVAILAGQTAEVSMLAYNYGQNLGLAFQLIDDVLDFTGTSSSLGKGSLSDIRHGIVTAPILFAMEEYPQLRKIVDRGLKEPADIDIALDYLEKSQGIKRTKELAAVHADHAIKAIDAFPESDNENVHISRKALVDLTHRVLTRTK; encoded by the exons ATGTCCTGGAGATGGACTCTGAGGAGCTTGAGGAGCTCCAGAGCTCGATTCCATGGCCGCAGCCACGAGCTGTTCTTCTCCACCTCTCTTTGCAGCGCTCGATCGAGTAGAATTTCAGTTTCTCCTGAGAATTCCACAaag GTTGTCAGTTGCAAAGAAGGTCGCTGTTGGGGTGCCCGGGGTTTGCATGATGTTAGGTATCAGCTTGATCTTGATAGAAGTTCGGAAGAG GAACAGATGGACCCCTTTTCCTTGGTAGCTGATGAATTGTCACTAATTGCTGATAGATTGCGATCAATGGTCATTGCTGAG GTTCCCAAGTTGGCATCAGCTGCTGAATATTTTTTCAAGATGGGAGTGGAAGGGAAGAGATTCCGTCCCACG GTCTTGCTGCATATGGCTTCAGCTTTGAACATGCCAACACCATGGTCAGCTGCGGATAATTTGTTTGGTAGCTTATCAGGGGATTTGCGTACAAGGCAGCAGTGTATTGCAGAAATAACAGAAATGATTCAT GTGGCAAGCCTTCTTCATGATGATGTTTTGGATGATGCAGATACACGGCGTGGTATTGGCTCTTTGAACATTGTAATGGGGAACAAG CTTTCTGTTCTGGCGGGAGATTTCTTACTTTCGAGAGCCTGCATTGCACTTTCATCCCTTGGAAATACAGAG GTTGTATCACTGATGGCAACTGCGGTTGAACATTTAGTGAATGGCGAAACAATGCAAATGACAACTTCAGCTGAGAAACGTTGTAG CATGGAGTACTACTTGCAAAAGACATTCTACAAGACAGCTTCATTGATTTCAAACAGTTGCAAGTGTGTTGCCATCCTAGCAGGGCAAACCGCAGAagtttcgatgcttgcttacaACTATGGTCAAAATCTG GGACTAGCATTTCAGTTGATTGATGATGTTCTTGATTTCACTGGGACATCAAGTTCACTTGGAAAGGGCTCTTTGTCTGACATTCGCCAT GGCATTGTAACAGCACCCATTTTATTTGCAATGGAAGAGTACCCTCAGTTGCGTAAAATTGTCGATCGAGGCCTAAAAGAACCTGCTGATATAGACATT GCCCTGGACTACCTTGAAAAGAGTCAAGGAATCAAGAGAACCAAAGAACTCGCTGCTGTACACGCGGATCATGCCATTAAAGCAATTGATGCTTTTCCTGAAAGCGATAATGAAAATGTTCATATTTCTCGAAAAGCTCTAGTGGATCTTACTCATCGGGTTCTTACTAGAACAAAGTGA